In a genomic window of Akkermansia massiliensis:
- a CDS encoding metallophosphoesterase family protein: MSRIALISDIHANLPALEAVMKDIEQLQCDAVYCLGDIVGYNANPAECLEFVRGRQIPTVRGNHDEEAIGEDNPAGMNPVAYKALMWTRQQLSEEQKKWLRRAPFQRILPNEIVLVHATQDKPNSWSYVTNVDTATHSINMLRDNQFLCFNGHTHVPRTFIRHEGSIQEYESGDIQLLKTNKYLINVGSVGQPRDGDPRAAYGVLDVDSMVYYQRRVEYDVEEAQRRILAAGLPEMLARRLGEGI, from the coding sequence ATGAGTAGAATAGCCCTGATCAGTGACATCCATGCCAATCTGCCCGCTCTGGAAGCGGTGATGAAGGATATAGAACAGCTTCAATGCGACGCCGTTTACTGCCTGGGTGATATTGTGGGCTACAACGCCAATCCGGCCGAATGCCTTGAGTTCGTCCGCGGACGCCAGATTCCCACCGTGCGCGGCAACCATGATGAGGAAGCCATTGGGGAAGACAATCCGGCAGGCATGAACCCCGTGGCGTACAAAGCCCTGATGTGGACGCGCCAGCAGCTTTCCGAAGAACAGAAGAAGTGGCTTCGCCGCGCCCCCTTCCAGCGTATCCTGCCCAATGAAATCGTTCTGGTGCACGCCACCCAGGACAAGCCCAATTCCTGGTCCTACGTCACGAATGTGGACACGGCCACGCACAGCATCAACATGTTGCGCGACAATCAGTTCCTGTGCTTCAACGGTCATACGCACGTCCCCCGCACCTTCATCCGCCATGAAGGGAGCATCCAGGAATATGAATCCGGGGACATCCAGCTTCTCAAAACCAACAAGTACCTTATTAACGTGGGTTCCGTCGGCCAGCCCAGGGACGGAGACCCCCGCGCCGCCTACGGCGTGCTTGATGTGGACAGCATGGTTTATTACCAGCGCCGCGTGGAATACGACGTGGAGGAAGCGCAAAGGCGCATTCTGGCCGCCGGACTCCCGGAGATGCTGGCGCGCCGCCTGGGAGAAGGCATTTAA